The Micromonospora krabiensis genome window below encodes:
- a CDS encoding RDD family protein encodes MTAQPPSPAATRPTARTLPWSDAGLVSGEAVELDVRVARLGSRVLALLVDVLCQLMVALVLAMLVGLVLSALPIGVVDAALNGATATISMVLVLVGYPVLWERFNGGRTPGKLAVGLRVVSLDGGPVGLRQSLTRALVGVAVEWPGLVLPLLSWAAGVTVMLTDRRGRRLGDLVAGTLVIHTRAAAVWRPVATAVPPLVGWAYTLDLSRLDDDLALAARQYLARVHQLAEPARARLGRGLWAEVSAVITPPPPLAAPDTVYLAAVLGERHRRALHRIQRGRAATAALWPELSPAPPVEAIRPAAPEVTAVPGPPAPGAPAGAPVLRPAAAPSQADPPVVRPRV; translated from the coding sequence GTGACCGCGCAACCACCGTCGCCGGCGGCGACCCGGCCGACCGCCCGGACGCTCCCGTGGAGCGACGCCGGGCTGGTCAGCGGCGAGGCCGTGGAGTTGGACGTCCGGGTCGCCCGCCTCGGCTCCCGGGTGCTCGCCCTGCTGGTGGACGTGCTGTGCCAGCTCATGGTCGCTCTGGTGCTGGCGATGCTGGTCGGGCTGGTTCTCTCCGCCCTGCCGATCGGCGTGGTCGACGCGGCGCTCAACGGCGCGACGGCCACCATCTCGATGGTCCTGGTGCTGGTCGGCTACCCGGTCCTGTGGGAACGGTTCAACGGTGGCCGCACCCCGGGAAAGCTGGCGGTGGGCCTGCGCGTGGTCAGCCTCGACGGCGGGCCGGTCGGGCTGCGCCAGTCGCTGACCCGCGCCCTGGTCGGCGTCGCCGTGGAGTGGCCCGGCCTGGTCCTGCCCCTGTTGAGCTGGGCCGCCGGGGTGACCGTGATGCTGACCGACCGGCGCGGCCGGCGGCTCGGTGACCTGGTCGCCGGCACGCTGGTCATCCACACTCGCGCGGCGGCGGTGTGGCGACCGGTCGCGACCGCGGTGCCGCCGCTGGTGGGTTGGGCGTACACGCTGGACCTGAGCCGACTCGACGACGACCTGGCCCTCGCGGCGCGGCAGTACCTGGCGCGCGTCCACCAGCTCGCCGAGCCCGCCCGGGCGCGGCTCGGCCGCGGCCTGTGGGCCGAGGTCTCGGCGGTGATCACGCCGCCTCCGCCGCTGGCAGCCCCGGACACGGTCTATCTTGCCGCGGTCCTCGGTGAGCGGCACCGCCGGGCGCTGCACCGCATCCAGCGGGGCCGCGCGGCCACGGCCGCGCTGTGGCCGGAGCTGTCGCCCGCCCCGCCGGTCGAGGCGATCCGGCCGGCCGCGCCGGAGGTCACGGCCGTGCCCGGGCCGCCGGCCCCGGGGGCCCCGGCGGGCGCACCGGTGCTGCGCCCGGCGGCCGCCCCGAGTCAGGCCGACCCTCCGGTGGTACGCCCACGCGTCTGA
- the efeB gene encoding iron uptake transporter deferrochelatase/peroxidase subunit has translation MSGNGVSRRRAITLAGAGVAGVAGVAAGAGALLRGSGDHAAAGDHAAGAVPFHGEHQAGIVTPAQDRLHFVAFDVITKDRARLVELLQEWTAAAARMTAGRDAGVLGAVGGMPEAPPDDTGEALGLPPSQLTLTIGFGPTLFRDADGRDRFGIADRRPAALADLPRFPGDALQPQISGGDLCVQACANDPQVAVHAIRNLARLGMGVVSVRWSQLGFGRTSSTSREQATPRNLFGFKDGTANLKAEDADLLRDQLWVQPGDGADWMTGGSYLVTRKIRMLIETWDRTPLGEQEEIVGRTKGSGAPLGQGDEFDEPDFAARGDDGELRIPEHAHVTLAHPSRNGGARLLRRGYNFVDGSDGLGRLDAGLFFIAYQRDPRKQFVPIQTQLARHDVMNEYLRHVSSGLFACPPGVRDGGDHWGRSLFG, from the coding sequence ATGAGCGGAAACGGGGTTTCCCGGCGCCGGGCGATCACGCTCGCCGGCGCCGGGGTGGCCGGTGTCGCCGGGGTGGCTGCCGGTGCGGGGGCGCTGCTGCGCGGCTCCGGCGACCACGCCGCGGCGGGCGACCACGCCGCCGGGGCGGTGCCGTTCCACGGCGAACACCAGGCCGGGATCGTCACCCCCGCCCAGGACCGGCTGCACTTCGTCGCGTTCGACGTGATCACCAAGGACCGGGCCCGGCTGGTCGAGCTGCTCCAGGAGTGGACGGCTGCCGCGGCGCGGATGACCGCCGGCCGGGACGCCGGAGTCCTCGGCGCGGTCGGCGGCATGCCGGAGGCCCCGCCGGACGACACCGGCGAGGCGCTGGGTCTGCCCCCGTCGCAGCTCACCCTGACCATCGGCTTCGGACCGACCCTGTTCCGCGACGCCGACGGCCGGGACCGGTTCGGCATCGCCGACCGGCGGCCCGCCGCCCTGGCCGACCTGCCGCGCTTCCCCGGCGACGCGCTGCAGCCGCAGATCTCCGGCGGGGACCTGTGCGTCCAGGCGTGCGCCAACGACCCGCAGGTGGCGGTGCACGCCATCCGCAACCTGGCCCGCCTCGGCATGGGCGTGGTGAGCGTCCGCTGGTCCCAGCTGGGCTTCGGCCGCACCTCGTCCACGTCACGGGAGCAGGCCACCCCGCGCAACCTGTTCGGGTTCAAGGACGGCACCGCCAACCTCAAGGCCGAGGACGCCGACCTGCTGCGCGACCAGCTCTGGGTGCAGCCCGGTGACGGGGCGGACTGGATGACCGGCGGGTCGTACCTGGTCACCCGCAAGATCCGAATGCTGATCGAGACGTGGGACCGGACTCCGCTCGGGGAGCAGGAGGAGATCGTGGGGCGGACCAAGGGCAGCGGCGCCCCGCTCGGGCAGGGCGACGAGTTCGACGAGCCGGACTTCGCGGCGCGGGGCGACGACGGCGAGCTCCGCATCCCGGAGCACGCGCACGTCACCCTCGCCCACCCCAGCCGCAACGGCGGCGCCCGCCTGCTGCGTCGCGGCTACAACTTCGTGGACGGCTCGGACGGCCTGGGCCGACTGGACGCCGGTCTGTTCTTCATCGCCTACCAGCGCGACCCGCGCAAACAATTCGTGCCGATCCAGACCCAGCTGGCCCGGCACGACGTCATGAACGAATACCTGCGGCACGTCTCCAGCGGCCTCTTCGCCTGCCCGCCGGGCGTCCGGGACGGCGGCGACCACTGGGGGCGCTCGCTCTTCGGGTGA
- the efeO gene encoding iron uptake system protein EfeO: MRTTGYLALAAAGLLAAAGVAGCSDPEAKDAATAGGPIVVKANDTACEVGDTDLSAGTATFKITNSGAKVTEFYVYASGDRVMGEVENIAPGLSRELRVELPAGTYETACKPGMSGKGIRGALKVSGSAAPLTDDAALAGATENYQRYVKSQTAALLEKTEEFVTAVKGGDVAKAKALYPVARTYWERIEPVAEIFGDLDPKIDGREEVIEEGMEFTGFHRIEKDLWTTGDLSKDGPIADRLLTDVKEIVAKANAEKLSPLQLANGAKELLDEVASGKITGEEDRYSHTDLWDFSANLEGSKAAVAALRPALEQRSPDLVKQLDTEFANVEALLGKHRDGDGWKLHTALDKAELKELSDGINALAEPISKVAAVVAR, encoded by the coding sequence ATGCGTACCACCGGTTACCTGGCGCTGGCCGCCGCCGGCCTGCTGGCCGCGGCCGGCGTGGCGGGGTGCTCCGACCCCGAGGCGAAGGACGCGGCGACGGCCGGCGGACCGATCGTGGTCAAGGCCAACGACACCGCCTGCGAGGTCGGCGACACCGACCTGAGCGCGGGTACGGCCACCTTCAAGATCACCAACTCCGGTGCGAAGGTGACCGAGTTCTACGTCTACGCCAGCGGTGACCGGGTGATGGGCGAGGTCGAGAACATCGCCCCCGGGCTGAGTCGTGAGCTGCGCGTCGAGCTGCCCGCGGGCACGTACGAGACGGCCTGTAAGCCGGGGATGAGCGGTAAGGGCATCCGGGGGGCGCTGAAGGTCAGCGGGTCGGCCGCGCCGCTGACCGACGACGCCGCGCTCGCGGGCGCCACCGAGAACTACCAGCGCTACGTGAAGAGCCAGACGGCGGCGCTGCTGGAGAAGACCGAGGAGTTCGTCACCGCCGTCAAGGGCGGGGACGTGGCGAAGGCCAAGGCCCTCTACCCGGTCGCCCGCACCTACTGGGAGCGGATCGAGCCGGTCGCGGAGATCTTCGGCGACCTCGACCCCAAGATCGACGGCCGCGAGGAGGTCATCGAGGAGGGGATGGAGTTCACCGGCTTCCACCGCATCGAGAAGGACCTGTGGACGACCGGGGACCTCAGCAAGGACGGTCCGATCGCCGACCGGCTGCTGACCGACGTCAAGGAGATCGTGGCCAAGGCCAACGCCGAGAAGCTCTCCCCGCTCCAGCTCGCCAACGGCGCCAAGGAGCTGCTCGACGAGGTCGCCAGCGGCAAGATCACCGGTGAGGAGGACCGCTACTCCCACACCGACCTCTGGGACTTCAGCGCCAACCTGGAGGGCTCGAAGGCCGCCGTCGCCGCGCTCCGCCCCGCGCTGGAGCAGCGCTCGCCCGACCTGGTGAAGCAGCTCGACACCGAGTTCGCCAACGTCGAGGCGCTGCTCGGCAAGCACCGTGACGGTGACGGCTGGAAGCTGCACACCGCGCTGGACAAGGCGGAGCTCAAGGAGCTCTCCGACGGCATCAACGCGCTCGCCGAGCCGATCAGCAAGGTCGCCGCGGTCGTCGCCCGATGA
- the efeU gene encoding iron uptake transporter permease EfeU, which translates to MFATYLIGLREGLEATLVVSILVAFLVKSQRRDRLPQVWAGVGLAVALSVLFGWLIEYTSTTLLARSEDRELFEAVTSVAAVVFVTWMIFWMRRAARTIAKELRGRLTEALAVGSLAVAGMAFLAVIREGLETALIFYSAAQGASGDTGPLLALIGGVVTSVVIGVLLYASALKINLTRFFAWTGALLILVAAGILKYGVHDFQEAGVLPGLNNLAFDISGVLDPSTWYAALLAGMFNITPAPTVLEMVACVAYAVPVLVLFLLPARRTAAPSTVDTAAPEAGRTEADTDPATAPQPA; encoded by the coding sequence ATGTTCGCCACCTATCTGATCGGCCTGCGCGAGGGCCTGGAAGCGACCCTCGTGGTCAGCATCCTGGTCGCGTTCCTCGTGAAGTCGCAGCGCCGGGACCGGCTGCCCCAGGTGTGGGCGGGTGTCGGGCTCGCGGTGGCGCTGTCGGTGCTCTTCGGCTGGTTGATCGAGTACACCTCCACCACCCTGCTGGCCCGCTCCGAGGACCGTGAGTTGTTCGAGGCGGTGACGTCCGTCGCGGCCGTCGTCTTCGTGACCTGGATGATCTTCTGGATGCGCCGGGCGGCGCGGACCATCGCCAAGGAGTTGCGGGGCCGGCTGACCGAGGCGCTGGCCGTCGGTTCCCTCGCGGTGGCCGGGATGGCCTTCCTCGCGGTGATCCGCGAGGGGCTGGAGACCGCCCTCATCTTCTACTCGGCGGCCCAGGGCGCCTCGGGCGACACCGGTCCGCTGCTGGCGCTCATCGGTGGTGTCGTCACCTCCGTGGTCATCGGCGTGCTGCTCTACGCCAGCGCACTGAAGATCAACCTGACCCGCTTCTTCGCCTGGACCGGCGCCCTACTGATCCTGGTCGCCGCCGGCATCCTCAAGTACGGCGTGCACGACTTCCAGGAGGCGGGCGTCCTGCCCGGCCTGAACAACCTGGCCTTCGACATCAGCGGGGTGCTCGACCCCAGCACCTGGTACGCCGCCCTGCTCGCGGGGATGTTCAACATCACCCCCGCGCCGACGGTGCTGGAGATGGTCGCCTGTGTCGCGTACGCCGTGCCCGTCCTGGTGCTCTTCCTGCTCCCCGCACGCCGCACCGCGGCGCCGAGCACCGTCGACACGGCCGCGCCCGAGGCGGGCCGGACCGAGGCCGACACCGACCCGGCGACCGCGCCGCAACCTGCCTGA
- the ahcY gene encoding adenosylhomocysteinase, protein MTSTLPASSGTPSEVRPSTVAEGDFKVADLSLAEFGRKEITLAEHEMPGLMAIRREFAEAQPLAGARITGSLHMTIQTAVLIETLVALGAQVRWASCNIFSTQDHAAAAIVVGPEGTPEAPAGVPVYAWKGESLEEYWWCTEQVLTWPDGHGPNMILDDGGDATLLVHKGAEFEKAGVVPPVESADSEEYAVILGLLHRSLAEDAQRWTRIAADIKGVTEETTTGVHRLYEMQREGTLLFPAINVNDSVTKSKFDNKYGCRHSLIDGINRATDVLIGGKMAVVMGYGDVGKGCAESLRGQGARVVVTEVDPICALQAAMDGYQVATLDDVVEQADIFVTATGCFNVITHEHMARMKHQAIVGNIGHFDNEIDMAGLAKRSDVTRENIKPQVDLWRFDDGHAIIVLSEGRLLNLGNATGHPSFVMSNSFSNQTIAQIELFTKTEEYPIGVYVLPKHLDEKVARLHLGALGAKLSTLTKEQASYLGVPVEGPFKPEHYRY, encoded by the coding sequence ATGACCAGCACCCTCCCGGCGTCCAGCGGTACGCCGTCCGAGGTCCGGCCGAGCACCGTCGCCGAGGGCGACTTCAAGGTGGCGGATCTGTCGCTCGCCGAGTTCGGGCGCAAGGAGATCACGCTCGCCGAGCACGAGATGCCCGGCCTGATGGCGATCCGCCGCGAGTTCGCCGAGGCGCAGCCGCTGGCGGGGGCCCGGATCACCGGCTCGCTGCACATGACCATCCAGACGGCCGTCCTGATCGAGACCCTGGTCGCGCTCGGCGCGCAGGTCCGCTGGGCGTCCTGCAACATCTTCTCCACCCAGGACCACGCGGCCGCGGCGATCGTCGTCGGCCCGGAGGGGACCCCCGAGGCTCCGGCCGGCGTGCCGGTCTACGCCTGGAAGGGCGAGAGCCTGGAGGAGTACTGGTGGTGCACCGAGCAGGTGCTCACCTGGCCCGACGGGCACGGCCCGAACATGATCCTCGACGACGGCGGCGACGCCACGCTGCTCGTGCACAAGGGTGCCGAGTTCGAGAAGGCCGGTGTCGTGCCGCCCGTCGAGTCCGCCGACTCCGAGGAGTACGCGGTCATCCTCGGCCTGCTGCACCGCTCACTCGCCGAGGACGCGCAGCGCTGGACCCGGATCGCCGCCGACATCAAGGGCGTGACCGAGGAGACCACCACCGGCGTGCACCGGCTCTACGAGATGCAGCGGGAGGGCACCCTGCTCTTCCCGGCCATCAACGTCAACGACTCGGTGACGAAGAGCAAGTTCGACAACAAGTACGGGTGCCGCCACTCGCTCATCGACGGCATCAACCGCGCCACCGACGTCCTGATCGGCGGCAAGATGGCCGTGGTCATGGGCTACGGCGACGTGGGCAAGGGTTGCGCCGAGTCGCTGCGCGGGCAGGGCGCCCGGGTCGTGGTGACCGAGGTGGACCCGATCTGCGCCCTCCAGGCGGCGATGGACGGCTACCAGGTGGCCACCCTGGACGACGTGGTCGAGCAGGCGGACATCTTCGTGACCGCGACGGGCTGCTTCAACGTCATCACCCACGAGCACATGGCCCGGATGAAGCACCAGGCCATCGTCGGCAACATCGGCCACTTCGACAACGAGATCGACATGGCCGGCCTGGCGAAGCGTTCCGACGTCACCCGGGAGAACATCAAGCCGCAGGTCGACCTGTGGCGCTTCGACGACGGCCACGCGATCATCGTGCTGTCCGAGGGCCGTCTGCTGAACCTGGGCAACGCCACCGGGCACCCGAGCTTCGTGATGTCGAACTCGTTCTCCAACCAGACCATCGCCCAGATCGAGCTCTTCACCAAGACCGAGGAGTACCCGATCGGCGTCTACGTGCTGCCGAAGCACCTGGACGAGAAGGTCGCCCGGCTGCACCTGGGCGCCCTCGGCGCCAAGCTGTCGACGCTCACCAAGGAGCAGGCCTCCTACCTGGGCGTGCCGGTGGAGGGGCCGTTCAAGCCCGAGCACTACCGCTACTGA
- the manA gene encoding mannose-6-phosphate isomerase, class I, with protein MEPLYGPIRDYAWGSRSAIAELQGRPVPSPGAEAELWLGAHPGAPATVERAGTRVSLTDVLAAEPEPWLGRPVVNRFGSRLPFLLKVLAADAPLSLQAHPDAKQARAGYASDAARPEGQRNYVDPYHKPELLVALSPFEALCGFRDPAESAEALAAFGLPELEPVVGALASGVSGLRTAVRTLLTWPQDERAELVTAVVKAPADGPDAALARDLAGTYPADPGVLVALLLHHVRLAPGEAIWMPAGNLHAYLRGTGVEIMAASDNVLRGGLTPKRVDVDELLRVLRFEVLDEPVWSAQRLGPGVDRWQVPVDDFVLHRVTVGAELPAAELPVDGPRVVLCVTGSVRVDDGTGPLSLSAGEAAIGRADAGPLRIGGSGTVYVASCTVA; from the coding sequence ATGGAACCGCTGTACGGGCCGATCCGGGACTACGCCTGGGGCTCCCGCTCCGCCATCGCCGAGTTGCAGGGGCGACCGGTACCGAGCCCCGGCGCGGAGGCCGAGTTGTGGCTCGGGGCGCACCCGGGCGCGCCGGCGACGGTCGAGCGGGCGGGCACCCGGGTGAGCCTCACCGACGTGCTGGCCGCCGAGCCGGAGCCGTGGCTCGGCCGGCCGGTCGTCAACCGGTTCGGCTCGCGGCTGCCGTTTCTGCTCAAGGTGCTGGCCGCCGACGCGCCGTTGAGCCTGCAGGCCCACCCCGACGCGAAGCAGGCCCGGGCCGGGTACGCGAGCGACGCCGCGCGTCCGGAGGGGCAGCGCAACTACGTCGACCCATACCACAAGCCCGAGCTGCTGGTCGCGCTCTCACCGTTCGAGGCGCTGTGCGGGTTCCGGGACCCGGCGGAGTCGGCCGAGGCCCTCGCCGCGTTCGGCCTGCCCGAGCTGGAGCCGGTGGTCGGCGCCTTGGCGAGCGGGGTGTCTGGGCTGCGTACGGCGGTGCGGACGCTGTTGACCTGGCCGCAGGACGAGCGGGCCGAGCTGGTGACGGCCGTGGTGAAGGCTCCCGCCGACGGGCCGGACGCGGCCCTCGCCCGCGACCTGGCCGGCACCTACCCGGCCGACCCGGGGGTGCTGGTCGCGCTGCTGCTGCACCACGTGCGGCTGGCGCCCGGTGAGGCGATCTGGATGCCGGCCGGCAATCTCCACGCCTACCTGCGGGGCACCGGTGTGGAGATCATGGCGGCGAGTGACAACGTGTTGCGCGGCGGTCTGACTCCGAAGCGGGTGGACGTCGACGAGTTGCTGCGGGTGCTGCGCTTCGAGGTGCTCGACGAGCCGGTCTGGTCGGCGCAGCGCCTCGGCCCGGGGGTGGACCGCTGGCAGGTGCCGGTCGACGATTTCGTGCTGCACCGGGTCACGGTGGGCGCCGAGCTGCCCGCGGCGGAGCTGCCGGTCGACGGTCCGCGTGTGGTGCTCTGCGTGACCGGTTCGGTCAGGGTGGACGATGGGACCGGCCCGCTGTCGCTGAGCGCCGGTGAGGCCGCGATCGGCCGGGCCGACGCCGGGCCGCTGCGGATCGGCGGGTCGGGCACGGTGTACGTCGCCTCCTGCACCGTCGCCTGA
- a CDS encoding cation diffusion facilitator family transporter, whose protein sequence is MSANGGTRAIIAALLANVGIAITKFIAFLLTGSSSMLAESIHSVADSGNQGLLLLGGRRAKRAATPEHPFGYGRERYIYAFIVAIVLFSLGGLFALYEAYHKWHDPEGINDHQWVPVTVLVIAIILESFSFRTAIKESNQIRGKQSWVRFIRRAKAPELPVVLLEDFGALLGLVFALFGVGMTLATGNGEWDALGTAMIGILLVTIAVVLAIETKSLLLGEGAEASDVAAIERAVTDGPEVERIIHMKTLYLGPEELMVAAKVGVPSCESAEELARGINAVEARIRAAVPIARVIYLEPDIYSVAAAQAGTGAAAPTAVPQADDEAAERPGS, encoded by the coding sequence GTGAGCGCCAACGGTGGTACCCGGGCGATCATCGCCGCGCTGCTGGCCAACGTCGGCATCGCCATCACCAAGTTCATCGCGTTCCTGCTGACGGGCTCGTCGTCGATGCTGGCCGAGTCGATCCACTCGGTCGCCGACTCCGGCAACCAGGGCCTGCTCCTGCTGGGCGGCAGGCGGGCCAAGCGGGCGGCGACGCCCGAGCACCCCTTCGGCTACGGCCGGGAGCGCTACATCTACGCGTTCATCGTGGCCATCGTCCTCTTCTCCCTGGGCGGCCTGTTCGCGCTCTACGAGGCGTACCACAAGTGGCACGACCCGGAGGGCATCAACGACCACCAGTGGGTGCCGGTGACCGTGCTGGTGATCGCGATCATCCTGGAGTCGTTCTCGTTCCGGACGGCGATCAAGGAGTCCAACCAGATCCGCGGCAAGCAGTCCTGGGTGCGGTTCATCCGCCGGGCCAAGGCGCCCGAGCTGCCGGTGGTGCTGCTGGAGGACTTCGGCGCTCTGCTCGGTCTGGTCTTCGCGCTCTTCGGCGTCGGCATGACGCTGGCGACCGGCAACGGTGAGTGGGACGCCCTCGGCACCGCGATGATCGGCATCCTGCTGGTGACCATCGCCGTCGTGCTGGCCATCGAGACCAAGAGCCTGCTGCTCGGCGAGGGTGCCGAGGCGTCGGACGTGGCCGCCATCGAGCGGGCCGTGACCGACGGCCCGGAGGTCGAGCGGATCATCCACATGAAGACGCTCTACCTCGGCCCGGAGGAGCTGATGGTGGCCGCGAAGGTCGGTGTGCCGTCCTGCGAGAGCGCCGAGGAGTTGGCCCGCGGCATCAACGCGGTCGAGGCGCGCATCCGCGCGGCGGTGCCGATCGCCCGGGTCATCTACCTCGAGCCCGACATCTACAGCGTCGCCGCCGCGCAGGCGGGCACCGGCGCGGCCGCCCCCACCGCCGTGCCGCAGGCCGACGACGAGGCTGCCGAGCGGCCCGGGAGCTGA